The Desulfarculaceae bacterium genome window below encodes:
- a CDS encoding thiolase family protein, whose product MERVALVSGVRTPIGRYGGSLKDVEVSTLGALVLSAALDKIGLDPAAVGEVVAAQAYQNGECANAGRVSLLEAGWPDTVSALTLDRRCCSGVDALWIAAMKIQTGNAEVAVALGLDSMSRAEMYLPGEIKWGLGGKKDPKWGFMPRGHGAMAMWGVPFFDRIQRARVMSQPIARYGELNSMMAWAETAAKMEGITREAADAWSARSHAKAVAAMEAGIFAEELVPVPLPPSKKGPASLDADETPRPGTTAEKLAKLPTVYPDGVCTAGNSSSENDGAAAIVLMSEAKVKELGLTPLAWFEAAAVGACDPTITYPAVDVAVRGALAKAGLELGDIELFEIQEAFAVQMLADAKLMGVPQEDYETKINVNGSGISLGHPIGATGVMRTVTLLHQMQRQDAKKGLVTICGGGGQGIAAVFSR is encoded by the coding sequence ATGGAAAGAGTGGCTTTGGTATCTGGTGTGCGCACCCCCATCGGCCGTTACGGCGGCTCCCTCAAGGACGTGGAGGTCTCCACCCTGGGCGCGCTGGTGCTCTCGGCGGCCCTGGACAAGATCGGCCTCGACCCCGCCGCGGTGGGCGAGGTGGTGGCCGCGCAGGCCTATCAGAACGGCGAGTGCGCCAACGCGGGCCGCGTGTCCCTGTTGGAGGCCGGCTGGCCGGACACGGTTAGCGCCCTGACCCTGGACCGCCGCTGCTGCTCGGGGGTGGACGCCCTGTGGATCGCGGCCATGAAGATCCAGACCGGCAACGCCGAGGTGGCCGTGGCCCTGGGCCTGGACAGCATGAGCCGGGCCGAGATGTACCTGCCCGGCGAGATCAAGTGGGGCCTGGGCGGCAAGAAGGACCCCAAGTGGGGCTTCATGCCTCGGGGCCACGGCGCCATGGCCATGTGGGGCGTGCCTTTCTTCGACCGCATCCAGCGGGCCCGGGTCATGTCCCAGCCCATCGCGCGCTACGGCGAGCTGAACTCCATGATGGCCTGGGCCGAGACCGCGGCCAAGATGGAGGGCATCACCCGCGAGGCGGCCGACGCCTGGTCCGCGCGCAGCCACGCCAAGGCGGTGGCGGCCATGGAGGCGGGCATCTTCGCCGAGGAGCTGGTGCCGGTGCCCCTGCCCCCCAGCAAGAAGGGCCCCGCCAGCCTGGACGCCGACGAAACCCCCCGCCCGGGCACCACGGCCGAGAAGCTGGCCAAGCTGCCCACGGTCTACCCCGATGGCGTGTGCACCGCGGGCAACTCCTCTTCGGAGAACGACGGGGCGGCGGCCATCGTGTTGATGTCCGAGGCCAAGGTGAAGGAGCTGGGTCTCACCCCCCTGGCCTGGTTCGAGGCCGCGGCGGTGGGCGCTTGCGACCCCACCATCACCTACCCGGCGGTGGACGTGGCGGTCAGGGGCGCCTTGGCCAAGGCGGGCCTGGAGCTCGGCGACATCGAGCTCTTCGAGATCCAGGAGGCCTTTGCCGTGCAGATGCTGGCCGACGCCAAGCTCATGGGCGTGCCCCAAGAGGACTACGAGACCAAGATCAACGTGAACGGCTCGGGCATCTCCCTGGGCCACCCCATCGGGGCCACCGGCGTGATGCGCACGGTCACCCTGCTGCACCAGATGCAGCGCCAGGACGCCAAGAAGGGCCTGGTCACCATCTGCGGCGGCGGCGGCCAGGGCATCGCGGCGGTGTTCAGCCGCTAG
- a CDS encoding SDR family oxidoreductase: MLQGQSVLVLGGNAGIGLAVARLAHENGARVLVASRRATQKAAELARELGPEVSAHDCDLTNPASFGPLLEAAGHIDHLVVAVRPALTPAPFASLDLEQAREGMGVKLWGAARFIQAALPQLNPQGSVTLTSGILGQKIMPGHAAMALIDVGVETLARALAVELAPLRVNAVSPGYLAPKPPEVAAKAEGFPAGRLGAAREAAASYLHLMLSPYVTGTVAVVDGGALLI; the protein is encoded by the coding sequence ATGCTGCAAGGGCAGAGCGTGCTGGTGTTGGGGGGCAACGCGGGCATCGGCCTGGCCGTGGCCCGCCTGGCCCATGAGAACGGGGCGCGGGTGCTGGTGGCTTCGCGCCGCGCCACGCAAAAGGCCGCTGAACTGGCCCGCGAGCTGGGGCCGGAGGTGAGCGCGCACGACTGCGATCTCACCAACCCCGCCAGCTTCGGCCCCCTGCTGGAGGCGGCCGGGCACATCGACCATTTGGTGGTGGCGGTGCGGCCCGCGCTCACGCCCGCGCCCTTTGCCTCCCTGGACCTAGAGCAGGCCCGCGAGGGCATGGGCGTGAAGCTCTGGGGCGCGGCCCGCTTCATCCAGGCGGCCCTGCCCCAGCTCAACCCCCAAGGCAGCGTCACCCTGACCAGCGGCATCCTCGGCCAGAAGATCATGCCCGGCCACGCGGCCATGGCCCTGATCGACGTTGGAGTGGAGACCCTGGCCCGGGCCTTGGCCGTGGAGCTGGCTCCTCTCCGGGTGAACGCGGTGAGCCCGGGCTACCTCGCGCCCAAGCCGCCCGAGGTGGCGGCCAAGGCCGAGGGCTTCCCGGCCGGCCGCCTGGGCGCGGCCCGCGAGGCGGCGGCCAGTTACCTGCATTTGATGCTGAGCCCGTATGTGACGGGGACCGTAGCGGTGGTGGACGGCGGGGCGCTGCTTATCTAG
- a CDS encoding helix-turn-helix domain-containing protein, with the protein MSEPGRLFVKSLAKGMRLLEAFSSERPRLTLTELAETTGMNLATVQRLTHTLSQLDYLGRDQHKRFFLSPRVLALGQAFSGGSGLRRLAAPMLEAFSTRLGCTVNLSVLEGGEAVIIYRHEVERFFKFDLQEGSRLPAYCTSMGKLMLAALPDAELSARLESMELERLTAYTITDRKALIKHLEAIRKTGLSESDREASPALHSLAVPVLDSAARVAAAISVSLPVEPGELDHQSLAAELLDQGRELSRLMGYQGPYPALGPGLSAPLKPKD; encoded by the coding sequence ATGTCGGAACCCGGGCGCTTGTTCGTAAAATCCCTGGCCAAGGGGATGCGTCTGCTGGAGGCCTTCAGCTCCGAGCGCCCCCGCCTCACCCTCACCGAGCTGGCCGAGACCACGGGCATGAACCTGGCCACGGTCCAGCGCCTCACCCACACCCTTTCCCAACTCGACTACCTGGGCCGCGACCAGCACAAGCGCTTCTTCCTCTCCCCCCGGGTTTTGGCCCTGGGCCAGGCCTTTTCCGGCGGCTCGGGCCTCCGCCGCCTGGCCGCGCCCATGCTGGAGGCCTTCTCCACCCGTCTGGGCTGCACCGTGAACCTCTCGGTGCTCGAAGGCGGCGAGGCGGTGATCATCTACCGCCACGAGGTGGAGCGCTTCTTCAAGTTCGACTTGCAAGAGGGCTCGCGTTTGCCGGCCTACTGCACCTCCATGGGCAAGCTGATGCTGGCCGCGCTGCCCGACGCCGAGCTGAGCGCCCGGCTGGAGAGCATGGAGCTGGAGCGGCTCACCGCCTACACCATCACCGACCGCAAGGCGCTCATCAAGCACCTTGAGGCCATCCGCAAGACGGGCCTGTCCGAGAGCGACCGCGAGGCCTCTCCGGCCCTGCACTCGCTGGCCGTGCCGGTTTTGGACTCGGCAGCGCGGGTGGCCGCGGCCATCAGCGTTTCGCTGCCGGTGGAGCCCGGCGAGCTGGATCACCAGAGCCTGGCGGCGGAGCTGTTGGACCAAGGCCGCGAGCTCAGCCGCCTGATGGGATACCAGGGGCCCTACCCGGCGCTGGGGCCGGGCCTGAGTGCCCCCCTCAAACCCAAGGATTGA
- a CDS encoding alcohol dehydrogenase catalytic domain-containing protein, translated as MTQSKAMVVTEPGHLEMQSFPLPELGPDDGLLKMELIGVCGSDPGIFKGKATRATRPYPIILGHEIVGRIEAAGEEFLARRGMELGERVTVEYAFGCGKCAPCRAGRYTLCDELKYYGTMVTCAEPPHLYGAYSQYLYLPPRAMVHRVGEDTTPEDAVLISAILGNAVRWLTRIGGLKGGQSVAIVGPGQQGLAATMVARACGAGPIMVLGLERDAERLEMAKRLGADVAIMSDREDPVAAVAQATHGEMAEVVMDVSGHASGAPLALDLCGLGATLVLPGLYGMTTAIPLVLDKVVQKELKVLGAYSQDFESVEAAIKLAKRHKLPLAELISHRFPLAQAEQAVRLVGGEVPGEVPMKVVLDPWA; from the coding sequence ATGACCCAGAGCAAGGCCATGGTGGTCACCGAACCCGGCCACCTCGAAATGCAGAGCTTTCCCCTCCCCGAGCTGGGGCCGGACGACGGCCTTCTCAAAATGGAGCTGATCGGGGTGTGCGGCTCGGACCCGGGAATCTTCAAAGGCAAGGCCACCCGCGCCACCCGCCCCTACCCCATCATCCTGGGCCACGAGATCGTGGGGCGCATCGAGGCGGCAGGCGAGGAGTTCCTGGCCCGGCGGGGCATGGAGCTGGGCGAGCGGGTCACCGTGGAGTACGCCTTCGGCTGCGGCAAGTGCGCCCCCTGCCGGGCGGGCCGCTACACCCTGTGCGACGAGCTGAAGTACTACGGCACCATGGTCACCTGCGCCGAGCCTCCCCATCTGTATGGCGCCTACTCGCAATACCTCTACCTTCCTCCCCGGGCCATGGTGCACCGGGTGGGCGAGGACACCACCCCCGAGGACGCGGTGCTCATCTCGGCCATCCTGGGCAACGCGGTGCGCTGGCTCACCCGCATCGGCGGGCTAAAGGGCGGCCAGAGCGTGGCCATCGTGGGACCGGGCCAGCAGGGCCTGGCCGCCACCATGGTGGCCCGCGCCTGCGGGGCGGGGCCCATCATGGTGCTGGGCCTGGAGCGCGACGCCGAGCGCCTGGAAATGGCCAAGCGGCTGGGGGCCGACGTGGCCATCATGAGCGACCGCGAGGACCCCGTGGCCGCCGTGGCCCAGGCCACCCACGGCGAGATGGCCGAGGTGGTCATGGACGTGAGCGGCCACGCCTCGGGCGCGCCTCTGGCCCTGGATCTGTGCGGCCTGGGGGCCACCCTGGTCCTGCCCGGGCTCTACGGCATGACCACGGCCATACCCCTGGTGCTGGACAAGGTGGTGCAAAAGGAGCTGAAGGTGCTGGGGGCCTATTCCCAGGACTTCGAATCGGTGGAGGCGGCCATCAAGCTGGCCAAGCGGCACAAGCTGCCTCTGGCCGAGCTGATCAGCCACCGCTTCCCCCTGGCCCAGGCCGAGCAAGCGGTGCGCCTGGTGGGCGGCGAGGTGCCCGGCGAGGTGCCCATGAAGGTGGTCCTGGACCCCTGGGCTTAA
- a CDS encoding gamma carbonic anhydrase family protein, which translates to MPDKPLLTPFKGLAPQIGPCAFVDPSARLLGQVNLAAGAMVWPGAVLRADDDRIEIGEGSAVLDLALVEAPEGKPVIVEPGALISHQVCLHGAKVMSGALVGIGAIVLDGAVVGAGALVGAGAVVPPRMEVPEGVLVLGQPAKVIRELKPAEREEVSRQLAELSAKAKVYLEQMA; encoded by the coding sequence ATGCCGGACAAACCCCTGCTCACTCCCTTCAAGGGCTTGGCTCCCCAAATCGGGCCGTGCGCTTTCGTGGACCCCTCGGCCCGCCTCTTGGGCCAGGTGAACCTGGCCGCGGGCGCCATGGTCTGGCCGGGTGCGGTGCTCCGGGCCGACGACGACCGCATCGAGATCGGCGAGGGCAGCGCGGTGTTGGACCTGGCCCTGGTGGAGGCCCCGGAGGGCAAGCCGGTGATCGTGGAGCCCGGCGCGTTGATCAGCCACCAGGTCTGCCTGCACGGGGCCAAGGTGATGAGCGGCGCCCTGGTGGGCATCGGGGCCATCGTGCTGGACGGCGCGGTGGTGGGCGCGGGCGCTTTGGTGGGGGCCGGCGCGGTGGTGCCGCCCCGCATGGAGGTGCCCGAGGGCGTGTTGGTCCTGGGCCAGCCCGCCAAGGTGATCCGCGAGCTCAAGCCCGCCGAGCGCGAGGAGGTCTCGCGCCAGCTGGCCGAGCTTTCGGCCAAGGCCAAGGTCTATCTGGAGCAGATGGCCTGA
- a CDS encoding peptide chain release factor-like protein, translated as MAPPLDMDDKDLSWEFFRATGPGGQHRNKVESGVRLTHEPTGIVVQATERRSQHQNREVALRRLEAALAKRNAPPPKRRKPTKPSRAAKRRRVEAKKQRGRTKSLRQKPDW; from the coding sequence ATGGCCCCGCCCCTGGACATGGACGACAAGGACCTGAGCTGGGAGTTCTTCCGGGCCACCGGCCCGGGCGGACAGCACCGCAACAAGGTGGAGAGCGGGGTGCGCCTGACCCACGAGCCCACCGGCATCGTGGTGCAGGCCACCGAGCGCCGCTCCCAGCACCAGAACCGCGAGGTGGCCTTGCGCCGCCTGGAGGCGGCCCTGGCCAAGCGCAACGCGCCCCCGCCCAAGCGCAGGAAGCCCACCAAGCCCTCGCGGGCGGCCAAGCGCCGCCGGGTGGAGGCCAAGAAGCAGCGGGGACGCACCAAGAGCCTGCGCCAAAAACCGGACTGGTAA
- a CDS encoding alpha/beta hydrolase, with amino-acid sequence MARYLFVPGGKRTGADWDSVRTILDNQGHVTQAITLSDPEHATLEGHVAEVRAALAAWGDEPVRLVGHSYASLVISGAAAAMPESVESLGYVDCLIPVSGRSLFDFFRSAGVDPDAFGVPAWPPFTQPLVFDEKALRALPKLYVHCLRSQFLAMTGEPVRHVRAHLADEHWTYREVDADHYVMLEHAPELAAILEEM; translated from the coding sequence GTGGCTCGCTATCTTTTCGTGCCCGGCGGCAAGCGCACCGGGGCGGACTGGGACTCGGTGCGGACCATCCTCGACAACCAAGGCCACGTCACCCAAGCCATCACCCTCTCCGACCCGGAGCACGCCACCCTGGAGGGCCACGTGGCCGAGGTGCGCGCGGCCCTCGCGGCCTGGGGCGACGAGCCGGTGCGCCTGGTGGGGCACAGCTACGCCAGCCTGGTGATCAGCGGCGCGGCGGCGGCCATGCCCGAGTCCGTTGAGAGCCTGGGCTACGTGGACTGCCTGATCCCCGTGAGCGGCCGCTCTTTGTTCGATTTCTTCCGCTCGGCCGGGGTGGACCCGGACGCCTTTGGGGTGCCCGCCTGGCCCCCCTTCACCCAGCCCCTGGTTTTTGATGAAAAGGCGCTCCGGGCCCTGCCCAAGCTCTACGTGCACTGCCTGCGCAGCCAGTTCCTGGCCATGACCGGCGAGCCGGTGCGCCATGTGCGGGCGCACCTGGCCGACGAGCACTGGACCTATCGCGAGGTCGACGCGGACCATTACGTGATGCTCGAGCACGCCCCCGAGCTGGCCGCCATTCTGGAAGAGATGTGA
- a CDS encoding 3-hydroxyacyl-CoA dehydrogenase family protein, whose product MSETQQATKPAPIAAVVGAGTMGHGIAQDLALSGYRVRVWDENPASLEALKERVADSLKVFIELELVSPEKAEACLENLTPAASLEQACGEAEVIIEAVFENLALKQELFARLEKLAPAECLLVSNTSALRISEVAAQMAQPSRLVGLHFWNPPQVVPCVEVIKGEQTSPEVFEAAAELVERLGKVPVRVNKDIPGFLGNRMQHALQREAMSLVESGVASAEDVDRVVKYGFGLRLAFMGPLERADLGGLDVTLNVQSYLVPRLDNRTEPSQLLQDMVARGELGLKSGQGYYAWSPEKAKAAVAKRDRALLSISRLLKDMD is encoded by the coding sequence ATGAGCGAAACGCAACAAGCGACCAAGCCGGCCCCCATCGCCGCGGTGGTGGGGGCCGGCACCATGGGCCACGGCATCGCCCAGGACCTGGCCCTGTCCGGCTACCGGGTCAGGGTGTGGGATGAAAACCCCGCCTCCCTGGAGGCTCTGAAGGAGCGGGTGGCCGACAGCCTGAAGGTGTTCATCGAGCTGGAGCTGGTGAGCCCCGAGAAGGCCGAGGCCTGCCTGGAGAATCTGACGCCCGCCGCAAGCCTGGAGCAGGCCTGCGGGGAGGCCGAGGTGATCATCGAGGCGGTGTTCGAGAACCTGGCCCTCAAGCAGGAACTCTTCGCCCGCCTGGAAAAGCTCGCCCCGGCCGAGTGCCTGCTGGTGAGTAACACCTCGGCCCTGCGCATCAGCGAGGTGGCGGCCCAGATGGCCCAGCCCTCGCGCCTGGTGGGCCTGCACTTCTGGAACCCGCCCCAGGTGGTGCCCTGCGTGGAGGTGATCAAGGGAGAGCAGACCAGCCCCGAGGTGTTCGAGGCGGCCGCCGAGCTGGTGGAGCGCCTGGGCAAGGTGCCGGTCCGGGTGAACAAGGACATCCCCGGTTTTCTGGGCAACCGCATGCAGCACGCCTTGCAGCGCGAGGCCATGTCCCTGGTGGAGTCCGGGGTGGCCAGCGCCGAGGACGTGGACCGGGTGGTGAAGTACGGCTTCGGCCTGAGGCTGGCCTTCATGGGCCCCCTGGAGCGGGCCGACCTGGGCGGGCTGGACGTGACCCTGAACGTGCAGTCCTACCTGGTGCCCCGGCTGGACAACCGCACCGAGCCCTCGCAGCTGCTCCAGGACATGGTGGCCCGGGGCGAGCTGGGCCTCAAGAGCGGCCAGGGCTACTACGCCTGGAGCCCGGAAAAGGCCAAGGCGGCCGTGGCCAAGCGGGACCGCGCCCTGTTGTCCATCAGCCGCCTATTGAAGGATATGGATTAA
- a CDS encoding GTP cyclohydrolase I FolE2 yields MLDVQNQRDHRNVAIDKVGVKNIRYPITVLDRAAGSQQTVASINMYVNLPHQYKGTHMSRFIELLSEYSGNINISNIPDILDEMKSRLDAESAHIEVEFPYFIEKSAPVSKAQGLMEYAIAFRGSLNGSGMDLVVEIGVPVTTLCPCSKEISASGAHNQRGIVRLAVRFKRFIWIEDLIQMVEQSASSEVFSLLKREDEKFVTENAYENPMFVEDVVREVAVKLSADPNIVWFTVDSENFESIHNHSAYAFIEVDKREPKV; encoded by the coding sequence ATGCTCGACGTACAAAATCAGCGCGACCACCGCAATGTGGCCATCGACAAGGTGGGGGTGAAGAACATCCGCTACCCCATCACCGTGCTGGACCGCGCCGCCGGTTCGCAGCAGACGGTGGCCTCCATCAACATGTACGTGAACCTGCCTCACCAATACAAGGGCACGCACATGAGCCGCTTCATCGAGCTACTCAGCGAGTACAGCGGCAACATCAACATCTCCAACATCCCCGACATCCTGGACGAGATGAAGAGCCGCCTGGACGCGGAAAGCGCCCACATCGAGGTGGAGTTCCCCTACTTCATCGAGAAGTCCGCCCCGGTGAGCAAGGCCCAGGGGCTCATGGAGTACGCCATCGCCTTCCGGGGCAGCCTCAACGGCAGCGGCATGGATTTGGTGGTGGAGATCGGGGTGCCGGTGACCACCCTGTGCCCCTGCTCCAAGGAGATAAGCGCCTCGGGCGCCCACAACCAGCGGGGCATCGTGCGCCTGGCCGTGCGCTTCAAGCGCTTCATCTGGATCGAGGACTTGATTCAGATGGTGGAGCAGAGCGCCTCATCAGAGGTCTTCAGCCTGCTCAAGCGCGAGGACGAGAAGTTCGTCACCGAGAACGCCTACGAGAACCCCATGTTCGTGGAGGACGTGGTGCGCGAGGTGGCGGTGAAGCTCTCGGCCGACCCCAACATCGTCTGGTTCACCGTGGACAGCGAGAACTTCGAGTCCATCCACAACCACTCGGCCTACGCCTTCATCGAGGTGGACAAGCGCGAACCAAAGGTTTGA
- a CDS encoding TRAP transporter permease has translation MSTEVKKLEYEEGKKESILEWLLKQKKGILAHPLELIICLLSLGLSIYHLYVAYAGSLEAHAFRSTHLAFVMVLCFLLRPLGRANWTDPKNIWFGVDLLCVGLVIAVQVYTLWDLDAFIFRRGDLTDLDIWAGTILLILLLEVTRRVVGWAMVIIAGFFLVQTAFSDHFFWIFYGPPSDWFTIIDYLFMRENGIYGIPLMVMATYIFLFILFGAILVRSGAGRFFINVAMALTGSRVGGPAKASVVSSCLMASVSGSAVANVVTTGSFTIPLMKRVGYRPYFAGAVEACSSSGGQIMPPVMGAAAFVIAEFMNVPYLYVALAGLFPALIYFFSIFIMVHFEARKKNLGTVPKEELPNLKEELKRGGHLFISIIIIVVLMVIGYTPMFAAFWAIISILVLSSLRKETRMTPTQMFSALEEGARQAVSVSVACATAGIIIGCVFVSGLGLKFTNVIVSVAGGELWIALILTMIASLILGMGLTTTAVYITLAALVIPALTKMGVAPIAAHLFAFYFGLVSAITPPVALASFAAAGIAGSNPMQTGFHSFRLGIAKYILPFVFVFNPALVFEGDWYHIVSAVAGGFVGIYALTVTTEGWMLGKAGWVVRVLMGIAALMMFHPDIITDLVGWVLAAVVFFFHWRQHKNDMALAPEVVA, from the coding sequence TTGTCCACCGAAGTAAAAAAACTGGAATACGAAGAGGGTAAGAAAGAGAGCATCCTCGAATGGCTGCTCAAGCAGAAGAAGGGCATCTTGGCCCATCCGCTCGAGCTGATCATATGCCTGCTCTCTCTGGGCCTGAGCATCTACCACCTGTACGTGGCCTATGCCGGCTCCCTGGAGGCCCATGCCTTCCGCTCCACGCACCTGGCCTTTGTCATGGTGCTCTGCTTCCTGCTCCGGCCCCTGGGCCGGGCCAACTGGACCGACCCCAAGAACATCTGGTTCGGGGTGGATCTGTTGTGCGTGGGGCTGGTCATCGCGGTGCAGGTCTACACCTTGTGGGACCTGGACGCCTTCATCTTCCGCCGGGGCGACCTCACCGACCTGGACATCTGGGCGGGCACCATCCTGCTCATCCTGCTCCTGGAGGTAACCCGCCGGGTGGTGGGCTGGGCCATGGTAATCATTGCCGGCTTCTTCCTGGTGCAGACCGCCTTCTCCGACCATTTCTTCTGGATCTTCTACGGCCCGCCCAGCGACTGGTTCACCATCATCGACTACCTGTTCATGCGCGAGAACGGTATCTACGGCATCCCCCTGATGGTGATGGCCACCTACATCTTCCTGTTCATCCTTTTCGGGGCCATCCTGGTGCGCTCCGGGGCGGGGCGCTTTTTCATCAACGTGGCCATGGCCCTCACCGGATCGCGGGTGGGCGGCCCGGCCAAGGCCTCGGTGGTCAGCTCCTGCCTCATGGCCTCGGTGTCGGGCTCGGCGGTGGCCAACGTGGTCACCACCGGCAGCTTCACCATCCCCCTGATGAAGCGCGTCGGCTACCGGCCCTACTTCGCCGGGGCGGTGGAGGCCTGCTCCTCTTCCGGCGGGCAGATCATGCCCCCGGTCATGGGCGCGGCGGCCTTCGTCATCGCCGAGTTCATGAACGTGCCCTACCTCTACGTGGCCTTGGCCGGCCTCTTCCCGGCCCTGATCTACTTCTTCAGCATCTTCATCATGGTCCATTTCGAGGCGCGCAAGAAGAACCTGGGCACGGTGCCCAAGGAAGAGCTGCCCAACCTGAAGGAAGAGCTCAAGCGGGGCGGCCACCTGTTCATCAGCATCATAATTATCGTGGTGCTCATGGTCATCGGCTACACCCCCATGTTCGCCGCCTTCTGGGCCATCATCTCCATCCTGGTGCTCTCCTCGCTGCGCAAGGAGACCCGCATGACCCCCACCCAGATGTTCTCGGCCCTTGAGGAGGGGGCGCGCCAGGCGGTGAGCGTGTCCGTGGCCTGCGCCACGGCGGGCATCATCATCGGCTGCGTGTTCGTCTCGGGCCTGGGGCTCAAGTTCACCAACGTCATCGTCAGCGTGGCCGGCGGCGAGCTGTGGATCGCCCTGATCCTGACCATGATCGCCTCGTTGATCCTGGGCATGGGGCTCACCACCACGGCGGTGTACATCACCCTGGCCGCCCTGGTCATCCCGGCGCTGACCAAGATGGGCGTGGCCCCCATCGCCGCCCATTTGTTCGCCTTCTACTTCGGCCTGGTTTCGGCGATCACCCCGCCGGTGGCCCTGGCCTCCTTCGCCGCGGCAGGAATAGCGGGGTCAAACCCCATGCAGACGGGGTTCCACTCATTCCGGCTGGGTATAGCCAAATACATCCTTCCCTTTGTATTCGTGTTCAACCCGGCCCTGGTCTTCGAGGGCGACTGGTATCACATCGTCTCTGCGGTGGCCGGAGGCTTCGTGGGCATCTATGCCCTCACCGTGACCACGGAAGGCTGGATGCTGGGCAAGGCCGGCTGGGTGGTGCGCGTCCTCATGGGCATCGCGGCCCTGATGATGTTCCACCCGGACATCATCACCGACCTGGTGGGATGGGTGTTGGCCGCGGTGGTGTTCTTCTTCCACTGGCGCCAGCATAAAAACGATATGGCCCTGGCCCCGGAGGTGGTGGCATGA
- a CDS encoding flavodoxin family protein, whose product MALILAISGSPRKGANSGKLASEVLAGAAEAGHDTELIRLREHEFSACIGCERCRKSKACIGLDDGMQALYPLVDKAQGLVLISPTHNYNVSALMKAFIDRLYCFYDFGEQRPGPWGSRLAGQGRKALIGAVAEQLDSEGLGVVLPALRLPLESFGYEVVGELVAPGVFPPGAVSRDAAIMAQAHAAGRALGQAVGG is encoded by the coding sequence ATGGCCCTGATCCTGGCCATTAGCGGCAGCCCGCGCAAGGGGGCCAACAGCGGCAAGCTGGCCTCCGAGGTTTTGGCCGGCGCGGCCGAGGCCGGGCATGACACCGAGCTGATCCGCCTGCGCGAGCATGAGTTCAGCGCTTGCATCGGCTGCGAGCGCTGCCGCAAAAGCAAAGCCTGCATTGGCCTGGACGACGGGATGCAGGCGCTCTATCCCCTGGTCGACAAGGCTCAGGGACTCGTCTTGATCTCCCCCACCCATAACTACAACGTCTCGGCCTTGATGAAGGCCTTTATAGACCGGCTCTACTGCTTCTACGATTTCGGCGAACAGCGGCCCGGCCCCTGGGGCAGCCGTTTGGCCGGGCAGGGGCGCAAGGCCCTGATCGGCGCGGTGGCCGAGCAGTTGGACAGCGAAGGCCTGGGCGTGGTGCTGCCCGCTCTGCGCCTGCCCCTGGAGTCCTTTGGCTACGAGGTGGTGGGCGAGCTGGTGGCTCCCGGGGTCTTCCCGCCCGGCGCGGTGAGCCGGGACGCGGCGATCATGGCCCAGGCCCACGCCGCCGGTCGCGCGCTGGGCCAAGCCGTGGGAGGCTAG